Part of the Arthrobacter sp. MMS18-M83 genome is shown below.
TCCTTCACGGCTTCCGTGGAAGAGGCGGAGGCGGTGGTACCGCAACCCGAGATGGCGAGCGGGAGGCCGACCAGTGCTGCCACGGCCAGGGCGAGCGGGCGGCGTGTCGTGATAGCTGACTTCATTGTCTGTTCCTTTGTTCGTGGATAGGGGAGTTGGTGGAAGCTACTTTGTTGGTAGGAATCGAATCATCGATGCGTATCGACGATGGTGAAACTAAAGCGGCTGAAACGAAAGGGTGGGGCAGGCGTTCGGGTGAGAGGTCGGTGGTGAGACGGGGTCGTTCAGGCGCCGCGGGCTGGGCGGAGCGTGCTGGAACGGTGAGTGATGACCGTTGGCACCAACTCCAGGGATTCGTGTGGTCCCTGGGAGTCGGCTTCGAGGAGCTGGCACATGATTTTCACGGCGCGGCGGGATACTTCTCCGGGCCGCAGATCGATGGTGGAAAGCGGAATGGGCTGGAGTTCGGCAAGGGTGGGGGACGCGCTGCCGATCACGGAGACGTCAATGCCGGGGGTCAAGCCGCGGCTACTCAAGATGCGGCGCAGAATGTCCTGGATTGTGCGATCGGGGGCGATGAATGCTGGCTTACCTGTGGTGCTGGCGAGGGCTTTGTCGACCGATTCGGAGATGGTGGCGTGGTCGATCCCGCCGGGAAGATGGAGCACGGTCACGCCAAGGGTTTTGGCCGCAACATCCGTGCCATGCAGGAACCGGTCAACGTAGTTCACATGCCGGTCCATCACTGCAGGCTGCCAATCAAGGACGGAAATCACCGAGTGGCCAGCTGCCGCAAGATCCCGGACGCAATGCTCCCCGGCCATTTCGAAGTCGGCGTCGATGCAGACCAGTCCGGACGGATCGCGGGGGATGCCGATCAGCACCACCGGGACGTTCAGGCTGCGGGCCACGGGGAGGCGCTCGTCCTCGTCCTCAACCTGCATGAGGATCAGGCCGTCGCAGATCTGCTGCCCGACGACTCGGCGCAGTCCGGCGGCGCCTTCATCGTCGGTGACCAAGAGAATGTCGTGGTCGTATTGCCGGGCCGAGTTGGCAATAACCGAGACGAATTCCATGATCGATCCCATTTCGAGCTCTGGGA
Proteins encoded:
- a CDS encoding LacI family DNA-binding transcriptional regulator, whose amino-acid sequence is MPTSKDVAQAAGVAQSTVSYVLSGKRPISEKTRKKVEAAIDQLTYQPNAGARALASRKTRVIGLVIPFIPELEMGSIMEFVSVIANSARQYDHDILLVTDDEGAAGLRRVVGQQICDGLILMQVEDEDERLPVARSLNVPVVLIGIPRDPSGLVCIDADFEMAGEHCVRDLAAAGHSVISVLDWQPAVMDRHVNYVDRFLHGTDVAAKTLGVTVLHLPGGIDHATISESVDKALASTTGKPAFIAPDRTIQDILRRILSSRGLTPGIDVSVIGSASPTLAELQPIPLSTIDLRPGEVSRRAVKIMCQLLEADSQGPHESLELVPTVITHRSSTLRPARGA